The following proteins are co-located in the Gloeocapsa sp. PCC 7428 genome:
- a CDS encoding VOC family protein, translated as MHHASIRTADIHRAIAFYELLGFTVCDRFTTGYTLACWMEGLNGRIELIQIPQPRPAPDAFNDEHYVGYYHLSFDLSAVTTDLPSWLTALEQRFTQAQQSQPEQYQTLKVLLEPTQQQIGDRCYEVAFIADADGLPLEFIRVLG; from the coding sequence ATGCATCACGCTTCAATTCGCACTGCTGATATTCATCGCGCGATCGCCTTTTACGAACTTTTAGGGTTTACCGTGTGCGATCGCTTTACCACAGGCTACACCTTAGCTTGCTGGATGGAAGGACTCAATGGCAGAATTGAACTGATTCAAATTCCTCAACCCCGCCCCGCACCGGATGCTTTCAACGACGAGCATTATGTCGGGTATTATCACTTATCGTTTGATCTAAGTGCTGTCACTACCGATCTCCCCAGTTGGTTAACTGCGTTAGAACAGCGCTTTACTCAAGCCCAGCAGTCGCAACCCGAACAATACCAAACTTTGAAAGTACTTCTCGAACCGACTCAACAACAAATTGGCGATCGCTGTTATGAAGTCGCTTTTATTGCCGATGCGGATGGATTACCATTAGAATTCATTCGCGTTCTCGGCTAA
- a CDS encoding TIGR02652 family protein yields MINPGLQYPIFGPEIQCPHCRQTIPALTLTDTYLCPRHGAFEADPKTGELIHLQSGRHWRRWNSEWYRQHTHPDGIRFEIHEALDRLYTQGYRATRVIIARRYQELISGYLERSTPWRGQSEASKPRLYGLPVEFSPDPQEEPCWEVINFDLEKEPGVPVRYPYFRLFE; encoded by the coding sequence ATGATTAACCCAGGCTTACAATACCCAATTTTTGGTCCCGAAATTCAGTGTCCTCACTGTCGCCAGACGATTCCGGCACTGACTTTGACTGATACGTATTTGTGTCCGCGTCACGGCGCGTTTGAAGCTGATCCCAAAACTGGCGAACTTATTCACCTCCAATCAGGGCGTCACTGGCGACGTTGGAATAGCGAGTGGTATCGACAGCACACGCATCCTGATGGCATTCGCTTTGAAATTCACGAGGCGCTCGATCGCCTGTACACGCAAGGATATCGCGCAACTCGCGTGATCATTGCCCGTCGCTATCAAGAACTCATTAGTGGCTATTTAGAGCGAAGTACACCCTGGCGAGGACAATCAGAAGCTTCTAAACCAAGACTCTACGGTTTACCCGTAGAATTTAGCCCCGATCCTCAAGAGGAACCATGTTGGGAAGTGATCAATTTTGACTTGGAGAAAGAGCCTGGTGTCCCTGTACGCTATCCTTATTTCCGATTGTTTGAATAG
- a CDS encoding TIGR04376 family protein: MVGLFDDFNRFLENRLEEFLRNNPHLEFEALLEQLREQEEDTLKLIADLQLQEKRAQDEILATAQEIQRWHVRVEKAKAANRLDLAQPAQEREAALLREGNQRWGHMQGLKERITQAKELLRQIQQRRQEVQSKATEAQTNRANYQTQQLWETEGWNRRARSQGADDLEATFQRWETQEELDQLKRNMGR, encoded by the coding sequence ATAGTGGGCTTATTTGACGATTTCAACCGCTTTTTAGAAAACCGCTTAGAAGAATTTTTGCGTAACAATCCGCATTTGGAGTTTGAAGCGCTTTTAGAACAATTACGCGAACAAGAAGAAGATACTTTAAAGTTAATTGCGGATTTGCAATTACAAGAGAAACGCGCACAGGATGAAATTCTAGCGACTGCGCAAGAAATCCAGCGTTGGCACGTTCGTGTAGAAAAAGCAAAAGCTGCAAATCGACTCGATCTTGCGCAACCAGCACAAGAGCGCGAAGCCGCACTGTTACGCGAAGGTAATCAGCGTTGGGGTCATATGCAGGGCTTAAAAGAACGCATCACCCAAGCAAAAGAATTACTACGCCAAATTCAACAACGACGCCAAGAAGTTCAAAGTAAAGCCACAGAAGCACAAACGAACCGTGCTAACTATCAAACGCAGCAACTTTGGGAAACAGAGGGTTGGAATCGTCGGGCGCGATCGCAGGGTGCAGACGATCTCGAAGCAACGTTTCAACGATGGGAAACTCAAGAGGAGCTAGACCAGTTAAAGCGGAATATGGGAAGATAG
- a CDS encoding glutathione S-transferase family protein, with product MSSTQDENKKAIATKRGKLPSKWIVWLGKFVWTNLWHMMMSKLAPRDRAGAYIRPNSEFRNFIGAAEGNSYPPFSGRYQLYVGLGCPWAHRTLVVRALKGLEDAISVSTVSPSPLEGGWILDKEENGCRTLGQVYQLAKPGYGGRSTVPVLWDKQTKTIVNNESSEIIVMLNSQFNQVAKHPTRDLYPEQLREKIDWWNEKIYHAVNNGVYRCGFAQTQEAYEQACNELFATLDEIDTALDSNRYLCGDSVTLADVRLFTTLFRFDVVYYGLFKCNRRRIQDYPNLGPYLRDLYQLPGVAETCDLEAVKQDYYGNLFPLNPGGIIPCGPEVNLLEPHNREKVGHTKVIGNW from the coding sequence ATGTCCTCTACACAAGATGAAAATAAGAAGGCGATCGCCACCAAGCGCGGTAAATTACCATCGAAGTGGATCGTTTGGTTAGGCAAGTTTGTTTGGACAAATCTTTGGCATATGATGATGTCAAAGCTAGCGCCACGCGATCGCGCAGGTGCGTACATTCGTCCTAACAGCGAGTTTCGCAACTTTATAGGTGCAGCAGAGGGAAATTCGTATCCACCTTTTTCAGGACGCTATCAACTTTATGTTGGGTTAGGATGTCCGTGGGCGCATCGGACGCTGGTTGTACGGGCGTTGAAAGGATTGGAAGATGCGATCTCAGTCTCTACCGTGTCTCCTTCACCGCTGGAAGGCGGTTGGATACTTGACAAAGAAGAAAACGGCTGTCGCACCCTAGGGCAAGTGTATCAGTTAGCAAAACCTGGATATGGTGGACGTTCTACCGTGCCTGTATTGTGGGATAAACAGACGAAGACGATTGTGAATAACGAGAGTTCTGAAATTATAGTGATGTTGAACTCACAATTCAATCAAGTTGCAAAGCATCCCACACGCGATCTTTACCCTGAACAACTGCGCGAAAAAATTGATTGGTGGAATGAGAAGATTTATCATGCAGTCAATAACGGCGTGTACCGTTGTGGTTTTGCACAAACGCAGGAAGCTTATGAACAAGCTTGCAATGAGCTATTTGCTACTTTAGATGAAATTGATACCGCATTAGATTCAAATCGATATCTTTGTGGTGACAGTGTAACCCTCGCGGATGTGCGTCTATTTACAACATTGTTTCGCTTTGATGTCGTTTACTACGGTTTATTTAAATGTAACCGTCGCCGCATTCAAGATTATCCCAATCTAGGACCTTACTTGCGCGACTTGTATCAGTTGCCAGGCGTGGCTGAAACATGCGATTTAGAAGCTGTCAAGCAAGACTACTACGGTAATTTATTTCCCCTCAATCCTGGTGGAATTATTCCTTGTGGTCCTGAAGTAAATCTTTTAGAACCACATAATCGCGAAAAAGTTGGTCACACAAAGGTGATAGGTAATTGGTAA
- a CDS encoding S-(hydroxymethyl)glutathione dehydrogenase/class III alcohol dehydrogenase — protein MDVKAAVAFEADKPLSIETVQLEGPKSGEVLVEIKATGVCHTDAFTLSGADPEGLFPAILGHEGAGVVVEVGAGVTSLKVGDRVIPLYTPECRQCEYCLSRKTNLCQAIRPTQGRGVMPDGTSRFSLDGTMLHHYMGTSTFANYTVLPEIAVAKIREDAPFDKVCYIGCGVTTGIGAVIYTAKVEPGAKVIVFGLGGIGLNVIQGARMVGAEMIVGVDINPSKRALAEKFGMTHFVNPKEVEGDLVPYLVDLTKGGADYTFECIGNVNVMRQALECCHKGWGVSVIIGVAAAGQEICTRPFQLVTGRVWKGSAFGGARGRTDVPKIVDWYMEGKINIDDLITHTMPLERINDAFDLMHKGESIRSVVTF, from the coding sequence ATGGATGTTAAAGCAGCAGTTGCTTTTGAAGCTGATAAACCATTGTCGATTGAAACGGTACAACTTGAAGGACCCAAATCAGGAGAAGTTTTAGTCGAGATCAAAGCGACTGGAGTATGTCATACTGATGCTTTCACGCTTTCTGGCGCCGATCCTGAAGGTTTATTTCCAGCAATTTTAGGGCATGAAGGTGCGGGTGTTGTTGTTGAGGTGGGTGCAGGAGTGACTAGCCTCAAAGTTGGCGATCGCGTTATTCCGCTCTATACTCCAGAGTGCCGCCAGTGCGAATATTGTCTCAGTCGCAAAACAAATCTTTGTCAAGCTATCCGCCCAACGCAAGGGCGTGGTGTGATGCCAGATGGGACAAGCCGCTTTTCGCTTGATGGCACGATGCTCCACCACTACATGGGAACCTCCACTTTTGCTAATTATACAGTTTTGCCAGAAATTGCGGTAGCTAAAATTCGCGAAGATGCGCCCTTTGATAAAGTGTGTTACATCGGTTGCGGGGTGACGACTGGTATTGGAGCGGTGATTTACACTGCCAAAGTTGAGCCAGGGGCAAAAGTCATCGTTTTTGGACTAGGCGGCATTGGTTTGAATGTCATTCAAGGCGCTCGCATGGTGGGAGCCGAAATGATTGTCGGCGTGGATATTAATCCGAGTAAGCGAGCCTTAGCTGAAAAATTCGGGATGACGCACTTTGTTAATCCGAAAGAAGTTGAAGGTGATTTAGTACCCTATCTAGTTGATCTCACAAAGGGCGGTGCTGATTATACTTTTGAATGCATTGGCAACGTGAATGTCATGCGTCAAGCATTAGAGTGCTGTCACAAAGGCTGGGGTGTCAGTGTGATTATTGGTGTCGCTGCTGCTGGTCAAGAAATTTGTACTCGTCCTTTTCAATTAGTGACGGGACGTGTTTGGAAAGGTTCGGCATTTGGCGGCGCTAGAGGGCGCACTGATGTCCCCAAAATTGTTGATTGGTATATGGAAGGCAAAATTAACATTGATGACTTGATTACGCACACTATGCCATTAGAACGGATTAATGACGCGTTTGATTTAATGCATAAAGGTGAATCGATCCGCAGTGTGGTAACGTTTTAG
- a CDS encoding SDR family oxidoreductase has translation MNSLTRPLAVVTGASNGIGYELAKQFAQNGFDLLVTATGESINEAAQAFEKLGAKVKTVQADLATYDGVEALYSQIKAIGQPVEAIAINAGVGVGGDFARETDLQDELNLINLNVVSSVHLAKRVVKDMVERSKGKILFTSSIAALMPGPFEAVYAASKAFVHSFAEGLRNELKDTGVTVTSLMPGPTDTNFFHRAGMDDTKAGASKKDDPAEVAKQGFEALMAGKDSVIAGSVMTKIQGNVSKVLPDTIAAEQHRQLTEPGSA, from the coding sequence ATGAATTCGTTAACTCGACCTTTAGCTGTTGTAACTGGTGCTTCTAATGGCATTGGTTATGAGCTTGCAAAGCAGTTTGCTCAAAACGGCTTCGATCTTCTCGTCACAGCTACAGGAGAAAGTATCAATGAAGCGGCTCAAGCCTTTGAAAAGCTAGGTGCTAAGGTCAAGACAGTTCAAGCTGATCTTGCTACTTATGATGGTGTTGAGGCGCTTTACAGCCAAATTAAAGCAATAGGACAACCTGTGGAAGCGATCGCAATTAACGCGGGTGTTGGTGTCGGTGGTGATTTTGCCCGCGAGACTGACTTGCAGGACGAACTTAATTTAATCAACCTCAATGTTGTATCGTCCGTTCATCTTGCTAAGCGAGTAGTAAAAGATATGGTGGAGCGTAGCAAAGGAAAAATTTTGTTCACCTCATCAATCGCAGCGCTGATGCCTGGACCTTTTGAGGCAGTTTATGCGGCATCTAAAGCGTTTGTGCATTCGTTTGCTGAGGGATTGCGCAACGAGCTAAAAGACACAGGCGTTACTGTAACTTCCCTCATGCCTGGACCAACTGATACTAACTTCTTCCATCGCGCTGGTATGGATGACACTAAGGCAGGTGCGAGCAAAAAGGACGATCCGGCCGAGGTTGCTAAGCAAGGGTTTGAGGCACTAATGGCGGGTAAGGATTCTGTTATCGCTGGTTCAGTGATGACCAAGATTCAAGGCAATGTCAGTAAAGTCTTACCGGATACTATCGCGGCTGAGCAGCACCGCCAACTAACTGAGCCTGGCTCGGCATGA
- a CDS encoding tetratricopeptide repeat protein gives MDNSLAIVYLAILLVLLSAAGFTIFRQIFKTRKIENALSRLQKKLNKEKGTTQEYYELASIYLDKKVYAQAISLFQKALKAAEQEEEDNIAPIYNGLGYAYFAQEQYDLAIRNYKEAIKHRPQYITALNNLGHAYERKSLTAQALQTYEQALEFEPNNSTAKRRSEKLRRRLVTS, from the coding sequence ATGGATAACTCTTTAGCTATTGTTTATCTGGCTATCTTACTCGTGTTATTGTCAGCAGCTGGCTTCACGATTTTCCGTCAGATCTTTAAAACCCGCAAAATTGAAAATGCGCTCTCGCGGCTCCAAAAAAAGCTCAATAAGGAAAAGGGAACAACGCAAGAATATTATGAGTTGGCAAGCATTTATTTAGACAAGAAAGTTTACGCTCAAGCAATCTCGCTGTTTCAAAAAGCACTCAAAGCAGCCGAACAAGAAGAAGAAGACAATATTGCTCCTATATATAACGGGTTAGGTTATGCTTACTTTGCTCAAGAGCAGTATGATTTAGCAATTCGCAACTACAAAGAAGCTATTAAACATCGACCTCAATACATTACCGCGCTCAACAATTTAGGTCATGCTTACGAACGCAAAAGTTTAACGGCTCAAGCACTACAAACCTATGAGCAAGCGCTAGAATTTGAACCTAACAATTCCACAGCTAAGCGCAGATCGGAAAAGCTACGCAGGAGATTAGTCACTTCATAA
- a CDS encoding RNA-binding protein, whose product MSIYVGNLSYQVEQEDLKQVFLEYGDVKSVQLPTDRETGRVRGFAFVEMGTEAEEAAAIEALDGAEWMGRNLKVNKAKPREDRSSGGGGGRRGNGGGGYSRRY is encoded by the coding sequence ATGTCAATTTATGTCGGTAATCTATCTTACCAGGTAGAGCAAGAAGACCTCAAGCAAGTATTTCTTGAATATGGAGACGTTAAGAGCGTACAACTACCTACAGACCGCGAGACAGGGCGCGTAAGAGGTTTTGCTTTTGTTGAAATGGGAACAGAAGCCGAAGAAGCTGCGGCAATTGAAGCACTTGATGGTGCTGAGTGGATGGGGCGCAATCTTAAAGTAAATAAAGCTAAACCTAGAGAAGATAGATCTTCTGGTGGTGGTGGTGGAAGGCGAGGAAACGGTGGTGGCGGATACTCGCGCCGCTACTAG
- the rpsU gene encoding 30S ribosomal protein S21 has product MTQIILGENEGIDSALRRFKRQVSKAGIFPDMRKNRHFETPIEKRKRKELTKHKQRKQGKRRY; this is encoded by the coding sequence ATGACCCAAATAATTCTAGGTGAAAACGAAGGCATTGACTCAGCTTTGCGTCGTTTTAAACGACAAGTATCTAAAGCAGGGATTTTCCCAGATATGCGGAAAAATCGTCACTTTGAGACACCAATTGAAAAACGCAAGCGCAAAGAACTTACCAAGCACAAGCAACGCAAGCAAGGAAAGCGTCGCTATTGA
- a CDS encoding DUF4359 domain-containing protein, with product MKNSHIIAYVGVAALAGIGITMAVTNPSLPAYEAYAVERLTEYLKSDVCPQVPEVFGDFLQRNCSKIVDSSQAQMRLIITQATQQQNFILFSIYRTNLSVNPLLPSYQFETVGVFNNFYTYSAERQ from the coding sequence ATGAAAAATTCGCATATTATTGCCTACGTCGGAGTTGCAGCCCTCGCAGGGATAGGAATCACCATGGCTGTGACTAACCCAAGCTTGCCAGCCTACGAAGCTTATGCAGTAGAGCGGCTGACAGAATATCTCAAAAGTGACGTTTGTCCGCAAGTACCAGAGGTTTTTGGTGATTTCTTGCAGCGCAATTGCTCTAAAATTGTTGATTCGAGCCAAGCACAGATGCGGTTGATTATTACCCAAGCAACACAGCAGCAAAATTTTATTTTATTTAGTATTTACCGGACGAATCTATCGGTGAATCCTTTACTGCCGTCTTATCAATTTGAAACTGTGGGAGTTTTCAATAATTTTTACACTTATAGCGCCGAACGTCAGTAA
- a CDS encoding gamma carbonic anhydrase family protein: protein MSVISYWSDPDLSAAAFVAANATVVGKVTLGAGVSVWYNAVIRGDVERIEIGEYTNIQDGAILHGDPGKPTILEDYVTVGHRAVVHSAYIERGSLIGIGAVILDGVRVGTGSIIGAGAVVNKDVPPRSLVVGVPGKCIREVSETEAADLIAHAHHYQKLALVHAGKGTDLGFLP, encoded by the coding sequence GTGTCTGTTATATCCTACTGGAGCGATCCTGACCTTTCTGCGGCTGCTTTTGTTGCTGCCAATGCTACCGTTGTCGGTAAAGTGACACTTGGCGCTGGCGTAAGTGTTTGGTATAACGCTGTCATTCGCGGGGATGTTGAGCGGATTGAAATTGGCGAGTATACAAATATTCAGGATGGCGCGATTCTGCATGGCGATCCTGGCAAGCCCACGATTTTAGAAGATTACGTAACTGTAGGACATCGAGCAGTTGTGCATTCAGCGTATATTGAACGCGGTAGCTTGATCGGAATAGGCGCAGTCATCTTGGATGGAGTTAGGGTAGGCACAGGGAGTATTATTGGTGCTGGTGCTGTTGTGAATAAAGATGTTCCGCCGCGATCGCTGGTTGTTGGCGTTCCTGGCAAATGCATTCGTGAAGTTTCTGAAACTGAAGCCGCCGATTTAATCGCTCACGCTCATCACTACCAAAAGTTAGCGCTCGTTCATGCAGGTAAAGGCACCGATTTAGGATTCCTGCCGTAG
- a CDS encoding photosystem II protein Y: protein MDMRVAFVLLPVIAAASWAVFNIAPAAIKQIQAFLNKEA from the coding sequence ATCGATATGCGTGTTGCTTTTGTGTTACTTCCTGTAATTGCCGCAGCAAGTTGGGCAGTCTTCAATATTGCGCCTGCTGCAATCAAGCAAATTCAAGCTTTTTTGAACAAAGAAGCATAA
- the fghA gene encoding S-formylglutathione hydrolase — MAASLKLTSEYRCFDGTVGFYRHQSETCNIEMRFAVYQPPQAKSQRVPVLYFLSGLTCTEENFIVKAGAQRYAAEYGLMLVVPDTSPRNTGIAGEDEDWDFGTGAGFYVDATEVPWRSHYQMYSYIVRELPALIAENFSVQPEQGIFGHSMGGHGALVCALRNPDRYQSVSAFAPIVAPMQCPWGEKALSRYLGTDRKSWRTYDATELVLKANYQRPILIDQGTADKFLVDQLKPELFASACAKANQPLNLRMQPGYDHSYYFIATFIEDHIRHHAAALLN, encoded by the coding sequence ATGGCTGCATCGCTCAAACTAACAAGTGAATATCGCTGTTTTGATGGTACTGTCGGCTTTTATCGCCATCAGTCGGAAACTTGCAACATTGAAATGCGTTTTGCTGTATACCAACCGCCGCAAGCAAAGTCGCAACGAGTTCCAGTATTGTATTTTCTTTCAGGGTTAACTTGCACCGAAGAAAACTTCATCGTCAAAGCAGGGGCGCAGCGTTACGCAGCTGAATATGGATTAATGTTAGTTGTCCCTGATACTAGCCCCAGGAATACGGGAATTGCAGGCGAAGATGAGGACTGGGACTTTGGGACAGGTGCAGGTTTTTATGTTGATGCGACAGAAGTTCCGTGGCGATCGCATTATCAAATGTACAGTTACATCGTGCGCGAATTACCTGCACTCATTGCCGAGAATTTCTCAGTACAACCAGAACAAGGAATTTTTGGTCATTCAATGGGGGGACATGGGGCGCTTGTATGCGCGTTGCGTAACCCCGATCGATACCAGTCTGTTTCTGCGTTTGCGCCAATTGTTGCACCGATGCAGTGTCCTTGGGGTGAAAAAGCTTTGTCGCGTTATTTGGGTACAGATCGCAAAAGTTGGCGTACCTATGATGCAACGGAATTAGTACTGAAGGCAAACTATCAACGTCCGATACTGATCGATCAAGGTACTGCGGATAAATTTTTAGTCGATCAACTCAAGCCAGAATTATTTGCAAGCGCGTGCGCCAAAGCTAACCAACCGTTAAACTTACGGATGCAACCTGGTTACGACCATAGTTATTACTTTATTGCTACTTTTATAGAAGACCACATTCGTCATCATGCTGCTGCACTGTTGAATTAA
- a CDS encoding transporter substrate-binding domain-containing protein produces MNIRASTAIARWEIPFAIATHAANLPEIQQRGYFIVAVKDNLRPLSYRDTQGNLQGLEIDIAQRLAQDLLGNANAVRFQPVANRDRLAAVIDHKVDLAIANVTVTQSRARLVDFSLPYYFDGTAIVTKVPSVQNLSDFAARKIAVLNGSSTIPTIRYLIPSAQLVGVDSYTQAYSLLESNNADAFAADASVLSGWVQEYPQYRLLPTLLSAEPIAIAMPKGLQYNALRQQVNAAIARYFAQGWLQQRASYWGLPINQKFKEPSKSRNS; encoded by the coding sequence ATGAACATTAGGGCAAGCACAGCGATTGCACGTTGGGAAATTCCATTTGCAATCGCTACCCATGCTGCTAATTTGCCAGAAATTCAGCAACGCGGCTATTTTATCGTTGCAGTGAAAGACAATTTACGTCCACTTAGTTATCGCGATACCCAAGGAAACCTCCAAGGGCTAGAGATTGACATAGCACAGCGTTTAGCTCAAGACTTGCTAGGGAATGCTAACGCGGTTCGATTTCAACCTGTCGCCAACCGCGATCGCTTAGCAGCAGTGATAGATCATAAAGTTGATCTAGCGATCGCTAATGTAACCGTGACACAATCGCGCGCGCGGTTGGTGGATTTTAGTCTTCCTTACTACTTTGATGGAACAGCGATCGTGACAAAAGTTCCGTCTGTACAGAACTTGAGTGATTTTGCGGCTAGAAAAATAGCAGTTTTAAATGGTTCAAGTACGATTCCTACGATTCGTTATTTGATTCCATCCGCGCAATTAGTCGGTGTTGACTCTTACACACAAGCTTACTCACTTTTAGAATCTAATAATGCTGATGCCTTCGCCGCTGATGCGAGTGTTTTAAGCGGCTGGGTACAAGAATATCCACAATATCGCCTTTTGCCAACATTACTTTCAGCAGAGCCAATAGCGATCGCAATGCCCAAAGGCTTGCAATATAATGCTTTGCGACAACAGGTAAACGCGGCGATCGCGCGTTACTTCGCTCAAGGGTGGTTACAACAACGCGCCAGCTATTGGGGATTACCAATTAATCAGAAATTTAAAGAACCAAGCAAAAGCAGGAACTCTTAG
- the rplT gene encoding 50S ribosomal protein L20: MTRVKRGNVARKRRKKILKLAKGFRGSHSTLFRTANQQVMKALRSAYRDRKKRKRDFRRLWITRINAAARQHDMSYSQLIGNLKKANVQLNRKMLAQMAVLDPTGFAKVAEMAQSQG, from the coding sequence ATGACACGCGTCAAACGTGGTAATGTTGCGCGCAAGCGCCGTAAGAAAATTCTCAAACTAGCGAAAGGTTTTCGCGGTTCGCACTCGACTCTGTTTCGCACCGCAAATCAACAAGTGATGAAGGCACTGCGAAGCGCCTATCGCGATCGCAAAAAGCGCAAGCGTGATTTCCGTCGGTTGTGGATTACCCGCATCAATGCTGCGGCAAGACAGCATGATATGAGTTACAGCCAACTGATCGGAAACCTGAAAAAAGCCAATGTTCAACTCAATCGTAAAATGTTGGCACAAATGGCAGTCCTCGATCCAACAGGTTTTGCCAAAGTCGCAGAGATGGCACAGTCGCAAGGATAA
- the rpmI gene encoding 50S ribosomal protein L35 produces the protein MPKLKTRKAAAKRFRATGSGKIVRRKAFKNHLLQHKSSARKRRLSQMEIVNERDEQNVRFMLPYL, from the coding sequence ATGCCAAAACTTAAAACCAGAAAAGCAGCGGCAAAAAGGTTTCGTGCAACTGGTAGCGGAAAAATTGTTCGCCGCAAAGCGTTCAAAAACCACTTACTACAGCACAAATCTTCTGCAAGAAAGCGTCGCCTCTCACAAATGGAAATCGTCAACGAACGTGACGAGCAAAACGTCCGTTTCATGCTGCCATACTTGTAA